One stretch of Aquimarina sp. Aq107 DNA includes these proteins:
- a CDS encoding OmpA family protein — protein MRSNFNKIAIALTALIILNSCDAVQNANNTQKGAVIGTTTGAVLGGVIGNNVGNKENSVLGAIIGGVVGGVAGGVIGKQMDKQAQKIEEEIPGAEVTRVGEGIDIIFDENSGVYFDTNKYNINAKSKENLNKLINIFKEYPDTNIIVDGHTDSSGDDAYNMELSKKRANAVTSYLVSQGISTSRLTTYYHGETLPKYDNSTAEGRAKNRRVEFGVLANDKMIEDAKKID, from the coding sequence ATACGATCAAATTTTAATAAAATAGCAATAGCATTAACTGCATTAATTATTTTGAACAGTTGTGATGCTGTACAAAATGCAAATAATACACAAAAAGGTGCTGTTATAGGTACGACTACTGGAGCAGTTCTAGGAGGAGTAATAGGTAATAACGTAGGAAACAAAGAAAACTCTGTATTAGGAGCTATTATTGGAGGTGTTGTTGGAGGTGTTGCCGGTGGAGTCATTGGTAAGCAAATGGATAAACAAGCTCAAAAAATAGAAGAAGAAATTCCTGGAGCAGAAGTAACTAGAGTTGGAGAAGGAATTGATATAATTTTTGATGAAAATAGCGGTGTGTATTTCGATACTAATAAGTATAATATTAATGCAAAATCCAAGGAGAACTTGAATAAGCTTATTAATATTTTTAAGGAATATCCTGACACCAATATTATTGTAGATGGTCATACAGATAGTTCTGGTGATGATGCTTATAATATGGAATTATCAAAGAAACGAGCAAATGCAGTTACTAGTTATTTGGTATCTCAAGGTATTAGCACTAGTAGATTAACTACTTATTATCATGGGGAAACATTACCTAAGTATGATAATTCGACCGCAGAAGGAAGGGCGAAAAACAGAAGAGTAGAATTTGGTGTTTTAGCTAATGATAAAATGATAGAAGACGCTAAAAAAATAGACTAA
- a CDS encoding lipocalin, producing the protein MTCILLYSCGASDAFTRSAKISMHGVWILKEASFDTNSSATYNVSVLNDVPLKCIEDTNWEFISNNNTGSYALSGTSCPETGIYNFIWSIPKEMNGLKHSILLKPVNNKMKSEINNKGYRMQFHELKDDRMTWSYDLIIDGEKFTIKLNFEKQ; encoded by the coding sequence TTGACATGTATACTTTTATATAGTTGTGGAGCTTCGGATGCTTTTACAAGGTCAGCTAAAATTTCAATGCATGGAGTTTGGATATTAAAAGAAGCCAGTTTTGATACCAATAGTAGTGCTACATATAATGTTTCTGTATTAAATGATGTTCCTTTAAAATGTATCGAAGACACAAATTGGGAGTTCATATCCAATAATAATACCGGAAGCTACGCCCTATCAGGGACTTCTTGCCCAGAAACAGGTATTTACAATTTCATATGGTCCATTCCAAAAGAAATGAATGGATTAAAGCATAGTATCTTATTAAAACCGGTCAATAATAAAATGAAAAGTGAAATAAATAATAAAGGATATCGTATGCAATTCCATGAATTGAAGGATGATAGAATGACTTGGAGTTATGATCTAATCATTGACGGAGAAAAGTTTACAATTAAACTAAATTTTGAGAAACAATAA
- a CDS encoding OmpA family protein, with protein MRSHNIKNSKKLAYLGILLITIMSCKSMKNAELGGFIGAAGGAIIGGVIGENIGEEGEIGAVIGGIVGATVGSIIGNQMDQQAKKIEEEMPAVVVQRVEEDINIVFDEESGVYFSTNKYDLNESSKETINKLAEILKEYPNSNILIEGHTDNVGKEESNFILSKYRAQSVRDYLIAQGVDEQRFTVTYYGESQPKYTNDTSEGKSKNRRVEVTISPNEELRRQAFAQIKE; from the coding sequence ATGAGATCACACAATATCAAAAACTCAAAAAAACTGGCATATTTAGGAATATTATTAATTACTATCATGAGTTGCAAATCTATGAAAAATGCCGAGTTAGGTGGTTTTATAGGAGCAGCAGGTGGCGCCATTATTGGAGGAGTAATTGGAGAAAACATAGGAGAAGAAGGAGAAATTGGTGCCGTCATTGGTGGTATTGTCGGAGCAACGGTAGGGAGTATTATAGGAAATCAAATGGATCAACAAGCAAAAAAGATTGAAGAAGAAATGCCTGCAGTCGTTGTACAAAGAGTAGAAGAAGATATTAATATTGTTTTTGATGAAGAAAGCGGTGTATATTTTAGCACCAATAAGTATGATTTAAATGAAAGTTCTAAAGAAACCATCAATAAATTAGCAGAAATACTTAAAGAATACCCTAATTCTAATATTTTAATTGAAGGTCATACTGATAATGTTGGTAAAGAAGAATCTAATTTTATTCTATCAAAATACAGAGCACAATCGGTTAGAGATTATCTAATTGCTCAAGGTGTTGATGAGCAGAGATTTACTGTGACTTATTATGGAGAATCGCAGCCTAAATATACAAATGACACTTCCGAAGGGAAGTCTAAAAATAGAAGGGTAGAAGTTACTATATCGCCAAATGAAGAATTAAGAAGGCAAGCATTTGCGCAAATAAAAGAGTAA
- a CDS encoding NAD(P)/FAD-dependent oxidoreductase gives MNSHKHIVVIGGGLAGLTSAIHLAKYQIPVLIIEKDQYPKHKVCGEYISNEIMPYFDFLGINLDDLGVVQISELNISTTKGKIIKSKLPLGGFGISRYTLDNYLWNLAKSLGVQTLNDQVLDVGYEENRFSVKTANNALITSDYVIGAYGKRSILDKKLERDFSKNKSPWLAVKAHYKSSFNPNTVALHNFDGGYCGLSMVENSTVNACYLVNYDSFKRCKDIAHFEEDVLKKNPYLRDFFENSQRIFEKPITISQINFDKKQPVENHVFMLGDAAGLIHPLCGNGMAMAIQSAKILCELLINNYKSNIYSLEKIEELYSKEWKTIFSKRLYAGRVLQKVLLNETIQQIGQKVATLVPIIVPQIIKQTHGKPLIC, from the coding sequence ATGAATAGTCATAAACACATAGTTGTTATTGGTGGTGGTTTGGCTGGTTTGACGAGTGCAATACATTTGGCTAAGTATCAAATACCTGTGCTTATTATAGAAAAAGATCAGTATCCAAAACATAAAGTTTGTGGAGAGTATATTTCTAACGAAATAATGCCATACTTTGATTTTTTGGGAATAAATTTAGATGATTTAGGAGTAGTACAAATTTCAGAATTAAATATAAGCACAACAAAAGGTAAAATAATAAAAAGTAAACTTCCTTTAGGTGGTTTTGGTATTAGTCGATATACGCTAGATAATTACTTATGGAATTTAGCAAAAAGTTTAGGTGTACAAACACTAAATGATCAAGTTTTAGATGTAGGGTACGAAGAAAACAGATTTTCTGTAAAAACGGCTAATAATGCATTGATTACTAGTGATTATGTTATAGGAGCTTATGGCAAGCGATCTATATTAGATAAAAAGTTGGAACGTGATTTTAGTAAAAATAAATCCCCTTGGCTAGCGGTTAAAGCTCATTATAAGTCTAGTTTTAACCCTAATACTGTGGCGTTACATAATTTTGATGGAGGGTACTGTGGATTATCTATGGTAGAGAATAGTACTGTAAACGCTTGTTATCTTGTAAATTATGATAGTTTTAAAAGATGTAAGGATATAGCTCATTTTGAAGAGGATGTGCTTAAGAAAAACCCTTATTTAAGAGATTTCTTTGAAAACTCTCAGCGAATATTCGAAAAGCCGATAACTATAAGTCAAATTAATTTTGATAAAAAACAACCCGTAGAAAATCACGTTTTTATGTTAGGTGATGCGGCAGGATTAATCCACCCTCTATGCGGTAATGGTATGGCAATGGCTATACAGAGTGCTAAAATCTTATGTGAACTGCTAATTAATAATTATAAATCTAATATTTATTCATTAGAAAAGATAGAAGAACTTTATTCAAAAGAATGGAAAACAATATTTTCTAAAAGATTATATGCTGGTCGCGTACTTCAAAAGGTGCTGTTAAATGAGACTATCCAGCAAATAGGGCAAAAGGTAGCAACTTTAGTTCCGATTATTGTTCCACAAATTATAAAGCAAACACACGGAAAACCTTTAATATGTTAG
- a CDS encoding methyltransferase domain-containing protein, translating into MLENFTNRSNEAELMDDPQVDEKDLAVALQDISRVNKLLGGNSITINSVLNKIRSNGNKSEWIIADLGCGDGQMLRQLAGVFRKRGIKAKLIGIDNNSKCLLHAEKLSEFYTEISYKNADILTLTKESFSCDIIICTLTLHHFTDEEIKKVLKKSLELVSESLIINDIHRNTWSYYLFKIFSYFFIKGYIAKNDGLVSIKRGFKRKELVSFAKDLGLTKYQLDWKWAFRYRWIINN; encoded by the coding sequence ATGTTAGAAAACTTTACGAATAGGAGTAATGAAGCAGAATTAATGGATGACCCCCAAGTTGATGAAAAAGATTTGGCAGTGGCTTTACAGGATATATCTAGAGTAAATAAATTATTAGGAGGCAATAGCATCACTATCAACTCGGTATTAAATAAAATAAGAAGTAATGGTAATAAATCTGAATGGATTATTGCGGATTTAGGATGTGGAGATGGTCAAATGCTGCGACAATTAGCAGGTGTATTTAGGAAAAGAGGAATTAAAGCAAAATTAATCGGAATTGATAATAATAGTAAATGTCTGTTACACGCAGAGAAATTAAGTGAATTCTATACAGAGATTAGTTATAAGAATGCCGATATCCTAACATTGACAAAAGAAAGCTTTTCTTGTGATATTATTATTTGCACATTAACACTGCATCATTTTACAGATGAAGAAATAAAGAAAGTACTTAAAAAAAGTTTAGAGTTAGTGTCAGAATCTTTGATTATTAATGATATCCATAGAAACACTTGGTCGTATTATTTATTTAAAATATTTAGTTATTTCTTTATCAAAGGATATATTGCTAAGAATGATGGACTCGTGTCTATTAAAAGAGGATTTAAACGAAAAGAATTAGTAAGTTTTGCAAAAGATTTAGGACTTACAAAGTATCAATTAGATTGGAAATGGGCTTTTAGGTATCGCTGGATAATCAATAATTAA
- a CDS encoding type III polyketide synthase — MSVKITTVAKQLPKYVRDTKEILPFVSQWLTGQEDRFKRKVLKIFENAAVDKRYGIMSIEEVFTATSFEEKNDIYIREVKKLGEFALKKALHKADWDPKSLDYIITVSCTGIMIPSLDAYLINSLDLRQDIVRLPVTEMGCAAGVSGIIYARNFLEANPGKRAAVIAVESPTATFQHDDYSMVNIVSSAIFGDGAACALLSSEKQSEGPNILADEMYHFYDATTMMGFKLTNGGLQMVLDKEVPEKIAKYFPDIIHPFLSKNGKSIEEIDHLIFHPGGKKIVQTVENLFGDLGKNIDETKTVLREYGNMSSATVLYVLERFMDNKPKKGETGLMLSFGPGFSAQRILLEW, encoded by the coding sequence TTGAGTGTAAAAATAACAACAGTTGCTAAACAGTTGCCAAAATATGTGAGGGATACAAAAGAAATACTTCCTTTTGTGTCTCAATGGCTTACAGGACAAGAGGATCGTTTTAAGCGAAAGGTTCTTAAAATTTTCGAGAATGCTGCCGTAGATAAGCGTTATGGGATTATGAGTATTGAGGAAGTTTTTACTGCAACTTCTTTCGAAGAGAAAAACGATATATATATTAGAGAAGTAAAAAAACTTGGAGAATTTGCACTAAAAAAAGCATTACATAAAGCTGATTGGGATCCAAAATCACTCGACTACATAATTACAGTAAGTTGTACAGGAATAATGATTCCGTCGTTAGATGCATATTTAATAAATTCATTAGATCTTAGACAAGATATTGTAAGACTTCCAGTCACTGAAATGGGTTGTGCAGCTGGAGTCTCCGGGATTATATATGCCAGGAATTTCTTAGAAGCAAATCCAGGAAAAAGAGCTGCGGTAATAGCAGTAGAATCCCCAACAGCAACTTTTCAACATGATGATTATAGTATGGTGAATATAGTGAGTTCTGCTATTTTTGGTGATGGAGCAGCCTGTGCGTTACTCTCTTCAGAGAAACAATCTGAAGGACCAAATATTCTTGCTGATGAAATGTATCATTTTTATGACGCAACAACTATGATGGGCTTTAAATTGACTAATGGAGGTCTACAGATGGTGTTGGATAAGGAGGTGCCTGAAAAAATAGCTAAATATTTCCCAGATATAATACATCCTTTTCTTTCAAAAAATGGAAAATCTATAGAAGAAATAGATCATTTGATTTTTCATCCTGGAGGTAAGAAAATTGTGCAAACTGTAGAAAATCTTTTTGGTGATCTAGGAAAGAATATTGATGAGACTAAAACTGTTTTACGTGAGTATGGAAATATGAGCAGTGCTACGGTGTTATATGTTTTGGAACGTTTTATGGACAACAAACCCAAAAAAGGAGAAACTGGATTAATGTTAAGTTTTGGTCCGGGATTTTCTGCTCAAAGAATATTATTAGAATGGTGA
- a CDS encoding 3-hydroxyacyl-ACP dehydratase FabZ family protein, with amino-acid sequence MTGEHIIEKLPYQDPFLFVDEILEVDEHQIVGSYTLKQDEYFYKGHFKENPITPGVILTEIMAQIGLVCLGMFILSEQINDNPVKVAMSSTSVDFYKSVLPGEKVVVISKKEYFRFNKLKCQVEMYNEEEKLVAKGQIAGMVV; translated from the coding sequence TTGACAGGAGAACATATTATTGAAAAGTTACCATATCAGGATCCTTTTTTATTTGTTGATGAAATTTTAGAGGTAGATGAGCATCAAATAGTAGGTAGTTATACCTTAAAGCAAGATGAATATTTTTATAAAGGTCATTTTAAAGAAAATCCAATAACACCAGGAGTTATTCTTACAGAAATTATGGCTCAAATTGGTTTAGTATGTTTAGGAATGTTTATCCTTAGTGAACAAATAAATGACAATCCGGTTAAAGTAGCTATGAGTAGCACGAGTGTTGATTTTTACAAATCCGTTCTACCAGGAGAGAAGGTAGTTGTTATTTCAAAAAAGGAATATTTTAGATTTAATAAATTAAAATGTCAAGTCGAAATGTATAATGAAGAAGAGAAGCTAGTTGCTAAAGGACAAATTGCAGGTATGGTTGTTTAG
- a CDS encoding beta-ketoacyl synthase: MKNRRVVVTGLGVVSSNGINVSIFNESIKSGISGINYIEELKSLKFSCQIAGKPKYKKDYLNKYFNSVQLKGLNASGLEYGVISGLDAWKNAGLEITDKKEKPLWNAGVIFGTGILGVDKFREAIYKVDEGNVRRLGSTSVIQTMASGISAFLGGIIGCGNITTTNSSACSTGTEAILMAYDRITEGKAEIILAGSTSDSGPYIWGGFDAMRILPHKFNDNPTEASRPMSATASGFVPGSGAGAMVLESLESAKKRGATIYAEILGGHVNSGGQRNGGSMTAPNSIAVKQCIRQAVINSGIQNNDIDAINGHLTATTKDVAEIENWCEALDRKGKDFPYINSLKGLVGHCLAASGSIESVATVLQLKEGFVFGNKNCEDLHPEIEALIDREKVPTKTVLKPINIAVKASFGFGDVNACIIFKKYS; the protein is encoded by the coding sequence ATGAAAAACAGAAGGGTAGTAGTTACTGGTTTAGGTGTTGTCTCATCAAATGGAATTAACGTTTCAATATTTAATGAGTCAATTAAAAGTGGTATCTCAGGAATTAATTATATTGAAGAATTGAAATCACTAAAATTTTCATGTCAAATAGCTGGAAAACCGAAATATAAAAAAGATTACTTAAACAAATACTTTAATAGCGTCCAGCTAAAAGGATTAAATGCCTCAGGATTAGAATATGGTGTGATTTCGGGTTTAGATGCTTGGAAAAATGCAGGTTTAGAAATCACGGATAAAAAAGAAAAGCCCTTATGGAATGCTGGAGTAATTTTTGGAACAGGTATACTTGGAGTTGATAAATTTAGAGAAGCTATATATAAAGTCGACGAAGGAAATGTAAGAAGATTAGGAAGTACTTCTGTTATACAAACAATGGCTAGTGGTATTAGTGCTTTTTTAGGAGGAATTATTGGTTGTGGTAATATTACAACAACGAATTCTTCAGCTTGTAGTACGGGAACAGAAGCTATTCTTATGGCTTATGATAGAATCACAGAAGGAAAGGCAGAAATTATTTTAGCAGGTAGTACCAGTGATAGTGGGCCTTATATTTGGGGTGGCTTTGATGCTATGAGAATTCTTCCTCATAAATTTAATGATAATCCTACAGAGGCTTCAAGACCGATGAGTGCTACGGCAAGTGGTTTTGTGCCAGGAAGTGGAGCGGGAGCTATGGTGTTAGAAAGCTTAGAAAGTGCCAAAAAGAGAGGGGCAACAATTTATGCAGAAATATTAGGTGGACACGTTAATAGTGGTGGTCAAAGAAATGGCGGAAGTATGACCGCTCCTAATAGCATTGCAGTTAAACAATGTATTCGTCAAGCGGTTATAAACTCGGGGATTCAAAATAACGATATAGATGCTATTAATGGACATTTAACAGCAACCACAAAGGATGTTGCAGAAATTGAGAATTGGTGTGAAGCATTGGATAGAAAAGGAAAAGATTTCCCATATATAAACTCATTAAAAGGTTTGGTCGGTCATTGTCTAGCTGCATCCGGGAGTATAGAAAGTGTAGCTACAGTGCTGCAGTTAAAAGAAGGTTTTGTTTTTGGGAACAAAAACTGTGAAGATTTACATCCAGAAATTGAAGCTTTGATTGATAGAGAAAAAGTTCCTACTAAAACAGTATTAAAACCTATTAATATTGCGGTAAAAGCTAGTTTCGGATTTGGAGATGTAAATGCTTGTATTATCTTTAAAAAATATTCGTAA
- a CDS encoding acyl carrier protein — translation MTKEELLSKLKTIIKPYVQNQEGLQQLSEATNFIDDLEINSANLVDIILDVEDEFGIEIDNDGMDKMLTVKASIEVIEDKLAAK, via the coding sequence ATGACAAAAGAAGAATTATTATCTAAACTAAAAACTATTATAAAACCATATGTTCAAAATCAGGAAGGATTACAACAACTTTCTGAAGCTACTAATTTTATTGATGATCTCGAGATTAATTCTGCAAATTTAGTAGATATAATACTTGATGTAGAAGATGAGTTTGGTATCGAAATAGATAATGACGGTATGGATAAAATGTTAACTGTAAAGGCATCTATAGAAGTAATTGAGGATAAATTAGCTGCAAAATGA
- a CDS encoding 4'-phosphopantetheinyl transferase superfamily protein, which translates to MIGDDIVDLKLARIQSNWRRKGWLQKIFTESEQVMIWNSEDPDGLVWKLWSMKEATYKAHQRRFSIPRKYNPWDFVCSDEQVTIDNHSYKTVSKQNKKYAYTISFTDQSNFISKVFNDNTLFYKKVLQNYVGDIMGVKKSSVSIFKDIHGIPCIKIDDRLTDIPLSFSSHGSFSSFTIDLP; encoded by the coding sequence ATGATAGGTGACGATATTGTAGATCTTAAACTTGCACGAATCCAAAGTAATTGGAGAAGAAAAGGGTGGCTACAAAAGATCTTCACAGAATCAGAACAAGTCATGATTTGGAATTCTGAAGACCCTGATGGATTAGTCTGGAAATTATGGAGTATGAAAGAAGCTACTTATAAAGCGCATCAACGCCGTTTTTCTATACCTAGAAAATATAATCCTTGGGATTTTGTTTGTTCTGATGAGCAGGTTACAATCGATAATCATAGTTACAAAACAGTTTCTAAACAGAATAAAAAGTACGCTTATACTATTTCTTTCACAGATCAAAGTAACTTTATTTCTAAAGTATTTAATGATAACACACTGTTTTATAAAAAAGTATTACAGAATTATGTAGGGGATATAATGGGAGTAAAAAAGTCTTCTGTTTCTATTTTTAAGGATATTCATGGAATACCATGTATCAAAATAGATGATAGACTTACAGATATACCGCTTTCTTTCTCTAGTCACGGTTCTTTTTCTTCATTTACCATTGATTTACCTTAG
- a CDS encoding YceI family protein yields MKTYLNSILFLIVLIPFGYGQFTPPADKMISGSNGYIGHEEALINDFIKLDFDKKNAKISFDFISEDTNGTIGGLDFKISFNPEDPDNAYFKGTALVNTLETGNFLRDGHLMWEKFFYKKKYPKINFESSEVVHFGDNNYKVIGNLTIKGITKEVIINFTLDITKNLLGKTTIYTSDYGVNIHDEREKNKLDIVFDFPILK; encoded by the coding sequence ATGAAAACCTACCTAAACTCGATTCTTTTTTTGATTGTTTTAATTCCTTTTGGATATGGTCAATTTACACCACCAGCTGATAAGATGATTAGTGGTTCCAATGGCTATATTGGTCATGAAGAAGCATTAATCAATGATTTTATTAAACTTGATTTTGATAAAAAGAATGCTAAAATATCTTTTGATTTTATTTCTGAGGATACCAATGGAACTATTGGAGGTTTAGATTTTAAAATTTCGTTTAATCCCGAAGACCCTGATAATGCTTATTTTAAAGGGACAGCTCTAGTAAATACCTTAGAAACAGGTAACTTCCTAAGAGATGGCCATTTAATGTGGGAAAAATTCTTCTACAAAAAGAAATACCCTAAAATAAACTTTGAAAGCTCTGAAGTAGTTCATTTTGGTGACAATAACTATAAAGTGATAGGAAACCTTACTATTAAAGGTATCACAAAAGAAGTTATCATCAATTTCACCTTAGATATTACCAAAAACTTACTTGGTAAAACTACAATTTATACCAGTGATTATGGAGTAAACATTCATGATGAAAGAGAAAAAAACAAATTAGATATTGTATTTGATTTCCCTATTTTGAAATAA
- a CDS encoding multidrug effflux MFS transporter, producing the protein MLLKKYAQLEFIVLMASLMSIVALAIDALLPALDIIGINIGTTELSDNQLLITMIFLGLGIGPLIFGPISDSLGRKPIVYIGLLLFVVASFMCINATNLAIMIAGRILQGIGLSAPRTIAIAMIRDTYSGDYMARIMSFITVVFLLVPIVAPALGKFVLDHYNWQAIFYIQLIFSGFVSIWFWKRQKETLEVSNRIKFTPSIFKDGLRELIKYKTTIGYTLISGFIVGSFLVYLSSSQQIFEQQYQLKDEFPYIFALLAISIGTATFLNGTLVLKYGMEKLVTVSLYSFFGISLLYLGLFYGNSNPSVLVLLIFFGLQFFSIGFLFGNLRALAMEPVGHIAGIAAAITGFLSTIMAVPISTYIGKFVADTALPLFLGFSVCAAISIGILTYLKTTNKNNK; encoded by the coding sequence ATGCTTCTTAAAAAATATGCGCAACTAGAATTTATAGTCTTAATGGCATCGCTTATGTCCATTGTTGCTTTAGCAATAGATGCGCTATTACCAGCATTAGATATTATTGGGATTAATATTGGTACTACAGAACTATCAGATAATCAACTATTGATTACTATGATATTTTTAGGTCTTGGTATCGGGCCTCTCATTTTTGGACCGATATCAGACAGCTTAGGAAGAAAACCAATAGTTTATATCGGCTTATTACTATTTGTGGTAGCTAGTTTTATGTGTATTAATGCAACTAATCTTGCTATTATGATAGCAGGTAGAATCTTACAAGGTATTGGACTCTCTGCACCAAGAACAATCGCTATTGCTATGATTAGAGACACATACAGTGGAGATTATATGGCGCGCATTATGTCTTTTATAACGGTAGTTTTTCTCTTAGTACCAATAGTCGCACCTGCATTAGGTAAATTTGTACTAGATCATTATAATTGGCAAGCTATTTTTTATATACAACTTATATTTAGTGGTTTTGTCTCTATTTGGTTTTGGAAAAGACAAAAAGAAACTTTGGAAGTTTCGAATCGCATAAAATTTACACCTTCAATATTTAAAGATGGTTTAAGAGAATTGATAAAATATAAAACTACGATTGGATACACTTTAATTTCAGGATTTATTGTCGGCTCTTTTTTAGTATATCTAAGTAGCTCGCAACAAATTTTTGAGCAACAATATCAGCTCAAAGATGAATTTCCATATATTTTTGCATTACTAGCAATCTCAATTGGTACGGCCACTTTTTTAAACGGAACTTTAGTACTAAAGTATGGAATGGAAAAGTTAGTTACTGTTTCCCTCTACTCCTTCTTTGGTATTTCTTTACTATATCTTGGTTTGTTTTATGGGAATTCAAATCCCAGCGTACTAGTGCTATTAATTTTCTTTGGTTTGCAATTTTTTTCGATTGGGTTTTTGTTTGGTAATTTAAGAGCACTAGCAATGGAACCAGTTGGTCATATTGCAGGAATAGCTGCTGCTATTACCGGTTTTTTAAGCACAATAATGGCGGTTCCTATTAGTACTTATATAGGAAAATTTGTAGCGGACACTGCTCTGCCTCTTTTCTTAGGTTTTTCGGTTTGCGCTGCGATTTCTATAGGGATTTTAACATATCTGAAAACTACCAATAAAAATAACAAATAA
- a CDS encoding DUF6090 family protein yields MKLFNSQRKNLMTGKGIQKYLVYAVGEIILVVIGILIAVSINNANEIRKTKNNLNNILITYQEDLKIDTLAVGRVLDLLEARKQTFDQFLSDTVTIEMYKKNPSAMGLVLNYSPFQLQQKGIRLLEKFESTSETDSLVTMIVANHNGFDTLLRETHTRIGSDVTDNMDYLKYNHPWIGDLLRGRLENPEMYNYFISDTYKARLAIHNVLVYGNLKPILDQYMKSSKTILKKIKERVED; encoded by the coding sequence ATGAAATTGTTTAACTCACAACGTAAAAATCTAATGACAGGAAAAGGCATACAGAAATATTTAGTATACGCTGTAGGGGAGATTATTTTGGTAGTAATTGGTATACTAATCGCAGTGAGCATCAATAATGCAAATGAAATTAGAAAAACCAAAAATAATCTAAATAATATTTTAATAACCTATCAAGAAGATTTAAAAATAGATACATTAGCAGTAGGTCGTGTTCTGGATTTATTAGAAGCTAGGAAGCAAACTTTTGATCAATTTCTAAGCGATACAGTAACTATCGAAATGTATAAAAAGAATCCGTCTGCTATGGGTTTAGTTTTGAATTATAGTCCATTCCAACTACAACAAAAAGGTATCAGATTACTAGAAAAGTTCGAAAGCACATCCGAAACTGATAGTCTCGTAACTATGATAGTTGCTAATCACAATGGTTTTGATACGTTATTAAGGGAAACACATACACGAATAGGTAGTGATGTAACTGATAATATGGATTATTTAAAATATAATCATCCTTGGATTGGTGATCTGTTACGAGGTAGATTAGAAAATCCCGAAATGTATAATTATTTTATAAGTGATACTTACAAAGCCAGATTGGCTATTCATAATGTACTAGTGTATGGAAATTTAAAACCTATTCTAGATCAGTACATGAAAAGTTCAAAAACAATTCTCAAAAAAATAAAAGAAAGAGTAGAAGATTAG
- a CDS encoding DUF4251 domain-containing protein has translation MRAVVLLLVFGGFLIGCSGTKKTVEATAQSKALEVLIAKKSFNIQSDWMYPLATSSMNVIANSGLLPPGSTVNGISLIGNPNYIKFHGDSISMDLPFYGERQLPGQYTRNEGGIVFNGVPDRYEVTKDEKRQRHIIKFTVKNNRESYRVMVTLYPNWTSNININSSHRTSIRYRGNVSELELDDGLVTN, from the coding sequence ATGAGGGCTGTAGTTTTGTTATTAGTATTTGGAGGTTTTTTGATAGGATGTAGTGGTACAAAGAAAACAGTAGAAGCTACCGCTCAAAGCAAAGCTCTAGAAGTTTTGATTGCTAAGAAATCGTTTAATATTCAATCCGATTGGATGTATCCTTTAGCTACATCTAGTATGAATGTTATAGCTAATAGTGGATTGTTACCACCAGGAAGTACAGTTAATGGAATTAGTTTAATTGGCAATCCCAATTATATAAAATTTCATGGAGATAGTATTTCTATGGATTTACCTTTTTATGGAGAGCGTCAATTACCTGGTCAGTATACACGTAATGAAGGTGGTATTGTTTTTAATGGCGTCCCTGACAGATATGAGGTTACAAAAGATGAAAAACGGCAAAGACATATAATCAAATTTACTGTTAAGAATAATAGAGAATCATATAGAGTTATGGTAACATTATATCCAAACTGGACTTCCAATATAAATATTAATAGTAGTCACCGCACATCTATTCGTTATAGAGGAAACGTATCTGAGTTGGAGTTAGATGATGGATTGGTTACCAATTAA